A single Pseudomonas sp. MM223 DNA region contains:
- the dnaE2 gene encoding Error-prone DNA polymerase (*Name dnaE2) translates to MSTPGYAELHCLSNFSFQRGASSADELFRRAREQGYQALAITDECTLAGIVRAWQAAKAHQLRLIVGSEVLLQDGPKLVLLVEDLAGYQSLCALITRARRRAQKGEYQLFRDDLQQHHQGLLALWVADDCADVATGEWLRSVFGQRLWLAVHLHRGSDDALRLQHLRGLAAEVGIRAVACGDVHMHVRGRRALQDCMTAIRQHCQVAEAGRFLFANGERHLRSQAQLGELYPADLLAETLAIAERCQFDLSELKYQYPRELVPQGHTPASWLRELCEQGLPLRWPDGPSDKVRDVLATELALIEALGYESYFLTVHDIVAFARSQRILCQGRGSAANSVVCFVLGITELDPMQHRLLFERFLSRERNEPPDIDVDFEHDRREEVIQYVFRRYGRHRAALTAVVNTYHAAGAVRDVARVLGLPADQVDALAKCCGRWSDRIPDDQRLAEAGFEASSPSLRRVLVLAGELIGFPRHLSQHPGGFVISQQPLDQLVPVENAAMAERTVIQWDKDDLDMVGLLKVDVLALGMLSALRRCFDLLQRHRGQQLTLATIPDEDPATYAMISRAETMGVFQIESRAQMAMLPRLRPKTFYDLVIEVAIVRPGPIQGDMVHPYLRRRLKQEPVTYPSPQLKEVFERTLGVPLFQEQVMELAMVAADYTPGEADQLRRSMAAWKRHGGLEPHRERLVQGMLRNGYDLAFAERIFEQIKGFGSYGFPESHAASFALLCYASSWLKCHEPAIFTCALVNSWPMGFYSPDQLLQEARRQGIEVRPVDVCHSDWDCTLEPDAQGILAIRMGLRLVRGLAEADARRLEQARAQRPWRDVEDLCLRAGLDSRGRARLADSGALRALASDRHQARWHVAAVQPQLPLFAEVQAVPETPVDLPVPTIAENLMADYQALGTTLGPHPLALLRSRLRALGCRSSSELQGVEHGDNIAVAGLVVGRQRPQTASGVTFVTLEDEHGMVNVVVWRDIAERQRRALVGSQLLKVSGRLEQENGVRHLIARRLEDVSPLLQGLDVRSRDFH, encoded by the coding sequence ATGAGCACGCCGGGGTATGCCGAGCTGCATTGCCTGTCCAACTTCAGCTTCCAGCGCGGGGCGTCGAGCGCCGACGAGCTGTTCCGGCGTGCACGCGAGCAGGGCTACCAGGCCCTGGCGATCACTGACGAATGCACCTTGGCCGGAATCGTTCGGGCCTGGCAGGCCGCCAAGGCGCACCAGCTGAGGCTGATCGTGGGCAGTGAGGTGCTTCTGCAGGACGGCCCCAAGCTGGTGCTGCTGGTGGAGGACCTGGCCGGTTACCAGAGTTTGTGTGCGCTCATCACTCGGGCCCGGCGGCGGGCGCAAAAGGGCGAGTACCAGCTGTTTCGCGACGACCTGCAGCAGCACCATCAAGGCCTGCTGGCACTATGGGTGGCCGATGACTGCGCCGACGTGGCCACGGGTGAGTGGTTACGCAGTGTGTTCGGCCAACGCCTGTGGCTAGCCGTGCACCTGCACCGCGGCAGTGACGATGCCCTGCGCCTTCAACACTTGCGAGGGCTGGCGGCTGAAGTGGGTATCCGCGCCGTGGCCTGTGGCGACGTGCACATGCATGTGCGCGGTCGCCGTGCCTTGCAGGACTGCATGACCGCCATCCGCCAGCATTGCCAGGTGGCCGAGGCCGGGCGCTTTCTGTTTGCCAATGGCGAGCGGCACCTGCGCAGCCAGGCGCAGCTGGGCGAGCTCTATCCTGCCGACCTGCTGGCCGAGACCCTGGCCATTGCCGAGCGCTGCCAATTTGACCTGAGCGAGTTGAAATACCAGTACCCGCGCGAACTGGTGCCCCAGGGCCATACTCCGGCAAGCTGGTTGCGTGAACTGTGCGAGCAGGGCTTGCCGCTACGCTGGCCAGATGGCCCGAGTGACAAGGTGCGTGACGTGCTGGCCACGGAGTTGGCACTGATCGAGGCGCTTGGCTACGAAAGTTACTTCCTGACCGTGCACGACATTGTCGCCTTTGCCCGCAGCCAACGCATTCTGTGCCAGGGCCGCGGTTCGGCGGCCAACTCGGTGGTGTGTTTCGTGCTGGGCATTACCGAGCTCGACCCCATGCAGCACCGCCTGCTGTTCGAGCGCTTCCTGTCGCGTGAACGTAACGAGCCGCCAGATATCGACGTGGACTTCGAGCACGATCGGCGCGAAGAAGTGATCCAGTACGTGTTTCGCCGCTATGGCCGACACCGTGCGGCGCTGACGGCGGTGGTCAACACCTACCATGCCGCGGGCGCGGTGCGCGATGTGGCGCGGGTATTGGGTTTACCGGCGGACCAGGTGGATGCCCTGGCCAAATGCTGTGGTCGCTGGAGCGACCGCATTCCCGATGACCAGCGCTTGGCCGAAGCCGGTTTCGAGGCCAGCAGCCCTTCACTGCGGCGGGTGCTGGTGCTGGCTGGCGAGCTGATCGGCTTCCCCCGGCACCTGTCGCAGCACCCGGGCGGCTTTGTCATCTCCCAGCAACCACTCGACCAACTGGTGCCGGTGGAGAATGCCGCGATGGCGGAGCGCACGGTGATCCAGTGGGACAAGGACGACCTGGACATGGTCGGCCTGCTCAAGGTCGATGTGCTGGCGCTGGGCATGCTCAGTGCCTTGCGCCGCTGTTTCGACCTGCTGCAGCGCCATCGTGGCCAGCAACTGACCCTGGCCACCATCCCCGACGAAGACCCGGCCACCTACGCGATGATCAGCCGCGCCGAGACCATGGGGGTGTTCCAGATCGAGTCGCGTGCGCAGATGGCCATGTTGCCCCGGCTACGGCCCAAAACGTTCTACGACCTGGTCATCGAAGTGGCGATTGTCCGCCCCGGGCCGATCCAGGGCGACATGGTGCACCCGTACCTGCGCCGGCGCCTGAAGCAGGAACCGGTAACCTACCCATCGCCGCAGCTCAAGGAAGTCTTCGAGCGCACCCTGGGCGTACCGCTGTTCCAGGAACAGGTGATGGAACTGGCCATGGTTGCCGCCGATTACACGCCGGGCGAGGCCGACCAGCTGCGCCGCAGCATGGCGGCCTGGAAGCGCCATGGTGGCCTGGAGCCGCACCGCGAGCGGCTGGTGCAAGGCATGCTGCGCAATGGTTACGACCTGGCGTTTGCCGAGCGCATCTTCGAGCAGATCAAGGGGTTTGGCAGCTATGGCTTCCCGGAGTCGCATGCGGCCAGCTTTGCCTTGCTGTGTTATGCCAGCAGCTGGCTGAAGTGCCATGAACCGGCGATCTTTACCTGCGCGCTGGTCAACAGCTGGCCCATGGGTTTCTATAGCCCTGACCAGTTGCTGCAAGAGGCCCGGCGCCAGGGTATAGAGGTGCGGCCGGTCGACGTGTGCCACAGTGACTGGGACTGCACCCTCGAACCAGATGCGCAAGGCATATTGGCTATTCGCATGGGCTTGCGCCTGGTGCGCGGTTTGGCCGAGGCCGATGCCAGGCGCCTGGAGCAGGCGAGGGCGCAACGGCCATGGCGCGATGTCGAAGACCTGTGCCTGCGTGCCGGGCTCGACTCACGGGGCCGTGCCCGCCTGGCCGATAGCGGGGCGTTGCGTGCCTTGGCCAGCGATCGCCATCAGGCACGCTGGCACGTGGCGGCGGTGCAGCCGCAGCTGCCTCTTTTCGCTGAGGTGCAAGCGGTGCCTGAAACGCCAGTGGACTTGCCTGTGCCAACCATCGCGGAAAACCTGATGGCCGATTACCAGGCCCTGGGCACCACGCTGGGGCCGCATCCGTTGGCTTTGCTGCGCTCACGCCTGAGGGCGCTGGGGTGTCGCAGTTCCAGCGAATTGCAGGGCGTGGAGCATGGTGACAACATTGCCGTGGCCGGGTTGGTAGTAGGCCGCCAACGGCCCCAGACCGCCAGCGGAGTGACCTTTGTCACCCTGGAAGATGAGCACGGGATGGTCAACGTGGTGGTATGGCGGGACATTGCCGAACGGCAGCGACGGGCGCTGGTGGGGTCGCAGTTGCTCAAGGTCAGCGGGCGGCTGGAGCAGGAGAATGGCGTGCGGCACCTGATTGCCCGGCGGCTGGAGGATGTGAGCCCGTTGCTGCAAGGGCTGGATGTGCGCAGCCGGGACTTCCATTAA
- the imuB gene encoding Protein ImuB (*Name imuB), giving the protein MLWACILLPQLALDTVLRERDDPDTPLVLLGGPTQRRVLQAVSPAAAALGLRAGQTLTAARALADGFTCVETDPRRIEQVQQLLAAWAYRFSAQVSLHYPRALLLEVGSSLQLFGPWPLFEARLRQELAGLGLRQRIVLASNPVAARMLANGHDGLAVGDADATRAALLGMPITRIGLPADAAEAFARMGLRQLGQVLALPRDTLARRFAAKVQLHLDQLLGLRNLGLDFYQPPDRFETRLELNFDVESHQALLFPLRRMLNDLAAFLAGRDCGVQRFCLHLEHAEGPDTLLKVGLLAAERDAAMLFELARGRLEPLRIPAPVRNLRLVAEDLPPFVPQHQALFDPRAQQAQPWEQLRERLRARLGDEAVKGLSAAADHRPECAWQLTEQGAQGSLPVAPGSRPGWLLPAPLALDAASYQVQGQAERIESGWWDGGDVRRDYYRIETRDGLRGWAYRDLGQPGPLWLQGWFA; this is encoded by the coding sequence ATGCTTTGGGCCTGCATCCTGCTTCCGCAGCTGGCGCTGGACACGGTCCTGCGTGAGCGTGACGACCCCGACACACCCTTGGTGCTGCTTGGCGGGCCTACCCAGCGTCGCGTATTGCAGGCGGTCAGCCCGGCAGCGGCCGCACTGGGGCTGCGGGCAGGGCAAACCCTTACGGCGGCACGTGCCCTGGCGGACGGTTTCACCTGCGTCGAAACCGACCCCAGGCGTATCGAGCAGGTGCAGCAATTGCTGGCAGCCTGGGCCTATCGCTTCAGTGCCCAGGTCAGCCTGCATTACCCGCGGGCGCTGCTACTGGAAGTAGGCTCCAGCCTGCAGCTGTTCGGCCCCTGGCCCTTGTTCGAGGCACGTTTGCGCCAGGAGCTGGCAGGTCTGGGCCTGCGCCAACGCATCGTTCTGGCCAGCAACCCGGTAGCGGCGCGCATGCTTGCCAATGGGCACGACGGCCTGGCCGTGGGCGATGCCGACGCCACCCGAGCGGCACTGCTAGGCATGCCCATCACACGTATCGGCTTGCCGGCAGACGCCGCCGAAGCCTTTGCCCGCATGGGCCTGCGGCAACTGGGCCAGGTATTGGCCTTGCCGCGCGATACCTTGGCCAGGCGCTTTGCGGCCAAGGTGCAGCTGCACCTTGACCAGTTGCTTGGCCTGCGCAACCTGGGCCTGGACTTCTACCAGCCACCGGATCGCTTCGAAACCCGGCTAGAGCTTAACTTTGACGTCGAGTCGCATCAGGCGCTGCTGTTCCCGCTGCGGCGCATGCTCAACGACCTTGCCGCATTCCTTGCCGGGCGCGACTGTGGCGTGCAGCGCTTTTGCCTGCACCTGGAACATGCCGAAGGGCCCGACACCCTGCTCAAGGTAGGCCTGCTGGCTGCCGAGCGCGATGCCGCCATGCTGTTCGAGCTGGCCCGTGGGCGCCTGGAGCCGCTGCGCATTCCCGCACCTGTACGCAACCTGCGGCTGGTTGCCGAGGACCTGCCGCCCTTCGTGCCGCAGCACCAGGCATTGTTCGACCCTCGTGCGCAGCAGGCTCAACCTTGGGAACAGTTGCGCGAGCGGCTGCGCGCTCGCTTGGGGGATGAGGCCGTGAAGGGGCTGAGCGCGGCAGCCGATCACCGCCCCGAATGCGCCTGGCAGCTGACCGAGCAAGGTGCCCAAGGCAGCCTGCCGGTTGCCCCGGGCAGTCGCCCGGGCTGGCTGCTGCCAGCCCCGCTGGCGCTGGACGCCGCCAGCTATCAGGTACAGGGCCAGGCCGAACGCATCGAGTCGGGCTGGTGGGATGGCGGCGACGTGCGCCGCGACTACTACCGCATCGAAACCCGTGATGGCCTGCGCGGCTGGGCCTACCGCGACCTGGGCCAGCCCGGCCCGCTGTGGCTGCAGGGTTGGTTTGCATGA
- the sulA_2 gene encoding Cell division inhibitor SulA (*Name sulA_2): MGAVVDLDRLLDQRRVWRGRQAQARPLGLQPTGHAALDERLPEGGWPAAALSELLLASPGCGELQLLWPTLARLSAEGSRVVLVAPPFIPYAPAWQAAGVDLRWLVQVDAAPADALWAAEQCLRSGSCAVVLCWPERADDRALRRLQVAAETGQALAFACRPHQAAHNPSPAALRVAVDTRPAQWRVLKSRGGMPPALPIACPGRG, from the coding sequence ATGGGCGCGGTGGTCGACCTCGACAGGCTGCTCGACCAGCGCCGTGTCTGGCGCGGCCGGCAGGCCCAGGCACGGCCACTCGGCTTGCAGCCGACCGGCCATGCCGCCCTTGACGAGCGCTTGCCCGAAGGTGGCTGGCCGGCGGCAGCACTCAGCGAGTTGCTGTTGGCCAGCCCCGGCTGCGGCGAATTGCAACTGCTGTGGCCCACACTGGCGCGGCTGAGTGCTGAAGGCAGCCGGGTGGTGCTGGTGGCACCGCCGTTCATTCCTTACGCACCGGCCTGGCAGGCAGCAGGGGTGGACCTGCGCTGGCTGGTGCAGGTAGATGCCGCCCCTGCCGATGCCCTGTGGGCTGCCGAGCAGTGCCTGCGTTCGGGCAGTTGCGCGGTGGTGCTGTGCTGGCCTGAACGTGCCGATGACCGGGCCTTGCGGCGTTTGCAGGTGGCCGCAGAAACCGGCCAGGCGCTGGCATTCGCTTGCCGGCCGCATCAGGCAGCACACAACCCGTCGCCTGCGGCGCTGCGCGTTGCCGTCGACACCCGTCCGGCGCAATGGCGTGTGCTGAAAAGCCGGGGCGGTATGCCACCGGCGCTGCCCATTGCCTGCCCGGGGCGGGGCTGA
- the lexA_2 gene encoding LexA repressor (*Name lexA_2) yields MCSMDNLTPKRRAIFEFIRERIAEHSQPPSLADIATRFGFASRSVARKHITALCQAGYIDVTPNQARGIRLAEPLRRPEILEIPVLGQVAAGAPIGPDLGIHEQLLLDPSLFRRTPDYLLKVRGDSMIDDGIFDGDLVGILQQADARDGQIVVARLDGEVTIKRLQRQGSGYRLLPRNPAYAPIDVQPEQEFFIEGVFCGLLRRD; encoded by the coding sequence ATGTGCTCCATGGACAATCTTACCCCCAAACGCCGCGCCATTTTTGAATTTATCCGCGAGCGCATTGCCGAGCACAGTCAGCCACCGAGCCTGGCCGATATCGCCACGCGCTTCGGTTTTGCTTCGCGCAGCGTTGCGCGCAAGCACATCACTGCCCTGTGCCAGGCCGGTTACATTGATGTCACGCCGAACCAGGCGCGGGGCATTCGCCTGGCCGAACCGCTGCGCCGGCCGGAAATCCTCGAAATCCCGGTGCTGGGCCAGGTGGCGGCGGGCGCCCCCATCGGCCCGGACCTGGGCATCCACGAACAGTTGCTGCTCGACCCCAGCCTGTTCCGCCGCACCCCTGACTACCTGCTTAAAGTGCGGGGCGACTCGATGATCGACGACGGTATCTTCGACGGCGACCTGGTCGGCATCCTTCAACAGGCCGACGCCCGCGATGGCCAGATCGTGGTTGCCCGCCTGGACGGTGAAGTAACCATCAAGCGCCTGCAACGCCAAGGCAGCGGTTACCGGCTGTTACCACGCAACCCGGCCTATGCACCCATCGATGTGCAGCCTGAACAGGAATTTTTCATCGAAGGCGTGTTCTGCGGCCTGCTGAGGCGTGACTGA
- the vldH gene encoding Validoxylamine A 7'-phosphate phosphatase (*Name vldH), translating into MLTALLFDLDGTLTDTDTLHLQAFRQLLREHDGRELSQAQFDAQVSGRANGELFAELFSGASVEQCRALADRKEALFRDLSPSLEPMPGLLRLLEHAQAHDIGMCVVTNAPRLNAEHMLNAMGLGRHFEHVLVAEELARPKPDPLPYLTGLQRLGAEAGQALAFEDSLPGVAAASGAGIFTVGVATTQTPERLLAAGAKRVVNDFNDPALWALIESMQ; encoded by the coding sequence ATGCTGACCGCCCTGCTGTTCGACCTCGACGGAACCCTCACCGACACCGACACCCTGCACTTGCAGGCCTTTCGCCAACTGCTGCGTGAACATGACGGCCGCGAACTGAGCCAGGCGCAATTCGATGCCCAGGTCAGTGGCCGCGCCAACGGCGAACTGTTCGCCGAGCTGTTCAGCGGCGCGAGCGTCGAACAGTGCCGGGCGCTGGCCGACCGCAAGGAAGCATTGTTCCGCGACCTGTCACCGTCTCTTGAACCAATGCCAGGCCTGTTGCGCCTGCTGGAACATGCCCAGGCCCATGACATCGGCATGTGCGTGGTGACCAACGCACCGCGGCTGAACGCCGAACACATGCTGAATGCCATGGGCCTGGGCCGGCATTTCGAGCATGTGCTGGTGGCCGAGGAACTGGCGCGGCCCAAACCCGACCCGCTGCCTTACCTTACCGGCCTGCAGCGGCTGGGCGCCGAAGCCGGGCAGGCGCTGGCTTTCGAGGATTCATTGCCGGGGGTGGCGGCAGCCAGTGGCGCGGGGATCTTCACCGTGGGCGTGGCTACGACGCAGACGCCGGAGCGGTTGCTGGCGGCGGGGGCCAAGCGGGTTGTGAATGACTTCAATGACCCGGCATTGTGGGCATTGATCGAGTCCATGCAATGA
- the gltC_3 gene encoding HTH-type transcriptional regulator GltC (*Name gltC_3): MLIDEELTLKKLETFLAFMRTGNLGRAAAELSTSAVSVHRAIHSLESALRCPLFKHEGRQLIPLESAYVLEKKARQLIQDAEQMVRQTREAAGFYAERFRLGALYSLTVKTVPKLVMGLKLRRSELNIDLTLGSNVDLLQRLKNHELEAILVSLDESVSDPACEQLPLFSDDIFLAVPTDSPFAEQAEVDLADLADSTFITLTQGFATHRDGARVFQQAGFEPKVAMQVNDIFTLLSMVSSGVGFALLPGRIAAVYENRVRLIALKPQYRLQQHIGVVFLKAREREPNLLALLAECRMYSRDN; encoded by the coding sequence ATGCTCATCGACGAAGAACTGACGCTCAAAAAGCTGGAAACCTTTCTCGCCTTCATGCGCACCGGCAACCTCGGCCGCGCGGCTGCCGAGTTATCCACTAGCGCCGTCAGCGTGCACCGCGCCATCCACTCGCTGGAAAGCGCCCTGCGCTGCCCGTTGTTCAAGCACGAAGGCCGCCAGCTGATCCCGCTGGAAAGCGCCTACGTGCTGGAGAAGAAAGCCCGGCAATTGATCCAGGACGCCGAGCAGATGGTGCGCCAGACCCGTGAAGCCGCGGGTTTCTACGCCGAGCGCTTCCGCCTGGGTGCACTTTACTCGTTGACGGTAAAAACCGTACCCAAACTGGTCATGGGCCTGAAACTGCGCCGCAGCGAACTGAACATCGACCTCACCCTTGGCTCCAACGTTGACCTGCTGCAACGCCTGAAAAACCACGAGCTGGAAGCCATCCTGGTGTCGCTCGACGAAAGCGTCAGCGACCCGGCCTGCGAGCAGTTGCCGCTGTTCTCCGACGATATCTTCCTGGCGGTCCCCACCGACTCGCCCTTCGCCGAACAGGCCGAGGTGGACCTGGCCGACCTCGCCGACTCCACCTTCATCACCCTGACCCAGGGCTTTGCCACCCACCGCGATGGCGCACGGGTGTTCCAGCAGGCCGGCTTCGAGCCCAAGGTAGCCATGCAGGTGAACGACATCTTCACCCTGCTGAGCATGGTCAGCTCGGGTGTGGGCTTTGCCTTGCTGCCAGGGCGCATCGCGGCAGTGTACGAAAACCGCGTCAGGCTGATTGCCTTGAAGCCGCAATACCGCTTGCAGCAACACATTGGCGTGGTGTTTTTGAAAGCGCGGGAGCGGGAGCCCAACTTGCTGGCATTGCTTGCAGAGTGCCGGATGTACAGCCGGGATAACTGA
- the btuB_5 gene encoding Vitamin B12 transporter BtuB (*Name btuB_5), producing MRQQDGNLFSQELRLNYNGDTLKSFVGAYYGHNTNNFHDRLLFDDSLFGTAKGDTTIENQALFGEINWTFIPRWTLITGLRYDHETNDTDIDQDDFSSPGKVSKSFDAVLPKLGLDYELADGQYLGFMVQKGYRGGGVNMRAGGGHEAYDPEYTTNYELSYRGSFLDDTLRTRANLYYTDWKDQQVSVLDPNTEFVHVFNAGSSDIKGLEVSVEKDFGTQLTLNAAASVTDGKYKDFVTGDGRDMSGEAFLYSPKYKMSLGATYRWSERLTLNTDLVYQSTSPSEYEFDDAGQVTDERRSDNYWLANFNTEYKITRNIAVSGFVKNAFDKEYITNNRSGDILDVGAPRTVGLALRYDL from the coding sequence TTGCGCCAGCAGGACGGCAACCTGTTCAGCCAGGAGCTGCGCCTGAATTACAACGGCGACACCTTGAAGAGTTTTGTCGGGGCCTACTACGGGCATAACACCAATAATTTCCATGACCGCCTGTTGTTCGACGATAGCCTGTTCGGCACTGCCAAGGGCGACACCACCATTGAAAACCAGGCGCTGTTCGGCGAGATCAACTGGACCTTCATTCCGCGCTGGACGCTGATCACCGGCCTGCGTTACGACCACGAAACCAACGACACCGACATTGACCAGGACGACTTCTCCAGCCCCGGCAAGGTCAGCAAATCGTTTGACGCCGTGCTGCCCAAGCTTGGCCTGGACTATGAACTGGCCGATGGGCAGTACCTGGGTTTCATGGTGCAGAAGGGTTATCGCGGCGGCGGCGTGAACATGCGTGCCGGTGGCGGGCATGAGGCCTACGACCCGGAATACACCACCAACTACGAGTTGTCCTACCGTGGCTCGTTCCTCGACGATACGCTGCGTACCCGCGCCAACCTGTACTACACCGACTGGAAAGACCAGCAGGTCAGCGTGCTGGACCCCAATACCGAGTTCGTCCATGTGTTCAACGCCGGCAGCAGTGATATCAAGGGCCTGGAGGTGTCTGTCGAGAAAGACTTCGGTACACAGCTGACCCTCAATGCCGCCGCCTCGGTGACCGATGGCAAGTACAAGGACTTTGTCACCGGTGACGGCCGCGACATGAGTGGCGAAGCCTTCCTCTATTCACCCAAATACAAGATGTCGCTGGGCGCGACCTACCGCTGGAGCGAGCGCCTTACCCTTAACACCGACCTTGTCTACCAGAGCACATCGCCGTCCGAGTATGAGTTCGATGACGCCGGGCAGGTCACCGACGAGCGTCGCAGTGACAATTACTGGCTGGCCAACTTTAATACCGAGTACAAGATCACCCGCAACATTGCCGTGTCCGGTTTTGTGAAGAACGCCTTCGACAAGGAGTACATCACCAACAACCGCAGCGGCGACATCCTCGATGTGGGCGCACCGCGCACCGTGGGCCTGGCGTTGCGTTACGACCTTTGA
- the btuB_6 gene encoding Vitamin B12 transporter BtuB (*Name btuB_6) yields the protein MDVKKSTLALAVGSALCLANNAWAAAPVGAVELEQITVTGEKINRTLEQTQSSVVVITDKQLREKEDHNLVDVFARTPGVYNQSGNENWGIRGVPVSGFEDQGPATLNGAVSVFVDGAVQPNRALTLSPMQLWDTEQVEVFLGPQSTTQGRNSLAGAVVIQTRNPTFDPSFSAQTNMGNYGERGAAVAGGGALVDNKVAGRIAVDYQQGDGYIDNTTLHDDANPTRTANARGKLLILPSDDLDILLTYAHGESRKGDNTVMRENGKVRYYKMTSNTKAYDKLEQDTVSAKLDYRLDDYWSLTSLTANTSRTTTPAWTSTSRPMPTRWCCASRTATCSARSCA from the coding sequence GTGGACGTCAAGAAAAGTACACTGGCACTGGCAGTGGGCTCGGCCTTGTGCCTGGCAAACAATGCCTGGGCAGCGGCACCGGTCGGGGCGGTGGAGCTGGAACAGATCACGGTGACCGGGGAGAAGATCAACCGCACCCTGGAGCAGACCCAGTCGAGCGTCGTTGTGATTACCGACAAGCAACTGCGCGAGAAGGAAGACCACAACCTGGTCGATGTGTTTGCGCGCACGCCTGGTGTGTACAACCAGTCCGGCAATGAAAACTGGGGTATCCGTGGCGTGCCTGTATCCGGGTTCGAGGACCAGGGGCCTGCCACACTCAATGGTGCGGTGTCGGTGTTCGTCGACGGCGCCGTGCAACCCAACCGCGCCTTGACCTTGAGCCCCATGCAGCTATGGGATACCGAGCAGGTCGAGGTATTCCTCGGCCCGCAATCCACTACCCAGGGCCGCAACTCCCTGGCAGGTGCGGTGGTGATCCAGACCCGTAACCCAACCTTCGACCCCAGCTTTTCGGCGCAGACCAACATGGGCAATTACGGCGAGCGCGGGGCGGCCGTGGCCGGTGGCGGTGCGCTGGTCGACAACAAGGTCGCTGGCCGCATTGCCGTGGACTATCAGCAGGGTGATGGCTACATCGACAACACTACCCTGCATGACGATGCCAACCCCACCCGTACCGCCAATGCCCGCGGCAAGTTGCTGATCCTGCCCAGCGACGACCTCGACATCCTGCTGACCTACGCCCATGGTGAAAGCCGCAAGGGCGACAACACGGTCATGCGGGAAAACGGCAAGGTGCGCTATTACAAGATGACGTCCAACACCAAGGCCTACGACAAGCTGGAGCAGGACACCGTCAGCGCCAAGCTCGACTACCGTCTGGACGATTACTGGTCGCTGACCAGCCTTACCGCCAACACCAGCCGGACTACGACGCCCGCCTGGACTTCGACCAGTCGGCCGATGCCAACCAGGTGGTGTTGCGCCAGCAGGACGGCAACCTGTTCAGCCAGGAGCTGCGCCTGA